In Equus caballus isolate H_3958 breed thoroughbred chromosome 28, TB-T2T, whole genome shotgun sequence, the following proteins share a genomic window:
- the LOC138921314 gene encoding fibronectin-like translates to MEKLMILLLWLPYVVKISKSFHYVPMNKQTTKILIEWDEFPKGESPEFYFLKYQLVNSFAQKNIKSILTDPQKLPKSIITLEENEDYYIIIQSVKYGQILSEKSFQTRGISSRNIKTIATSTSVSFNWSELSSGDISMSISLNNSSQIMQNNVTVYEWGSLKPASLYSFTFEFKQLCLDFIKVFQRLDVQVETGSCSQGWVALKNNCYRISKESVPWNVAQQRCKLSLSSAHLVDIKNEEEKHFIFSLLRSKNQIIIWTGLNDLKKEGHLIWTDGSSFGLKTNEIISFPLLPKNETDCYILQQNATGSNYFFTRFFCYVPLPYICEYEPPFLQEDFFFYVKDVGTTEVVFSWNNLNGWNILNKWLKLGYKIIIKYYLDHKEEQHFESIPPNTTEKAITQLSPGHIYRFSLFAINEGEAKTTLSPLFIVETRPLSAQNFTVTHVKPTEIFLRWDPPDPVSFHHYVVTILDVENNKSEEMFVEKLNTSTAIGNLRSFHRYLIYLFSVAERGTLSCFEKPISAITGINPPQKVYAKPEDVGENSIIIQWEPPQDGHEVYIQVKSISDTREVIKLFVKDANRFKIDNLIPGMTYDIGVATVMNGNLSELVTLQQTLKPKPAQIVIPYESHSTSVILFVQMPDIGVFDGVHIAVEGGPNVTMPLQGDNKFTVDKLTPGTEYNFFVSVISGTKLSNMYYVPAVKTCLEAPSNILEGKVTDSSIEILWNRADGNFQHYEVTCISCAAAFTVQKVVQETATFSNLDPATVYTFSIRTEKEGFKDSTPNTKEIQTGTACVSTYVLFNVHIFIWFF, encoded by the exons ATGGAGAAATTAATGATTCTACTGCTCTGGTTACCATATGTGGTTAAG ATCTCAAAAAGTTTTCATTATGTACCgatgaataaacaaacaacaaaaattcttATTGAATGGGATGAATTTCCTAAAGGAGAGAgtcctgaattttattttttaaaataccaactTGTTAATAGTTTTGCTCAAAAA AATATCAAAAGCATTCTCACAGACCCACAAAAACTTCCAAAATCAATAATAAcactagaagaaaatgaagactaTTACATCATTATACAGTCCGTAAAATATGGACAAATTTTGAGTGAAAAATCATTCCAAACCC GTGGAATCTCATctagaaatattaaaacaatagcAACAAGTACGAGTGTTTCTTTTAACTGGAGTGAGCTATCTTCTGGTGACATTTCAATGTCAATATCTCTTAATAATTCTTCACAAATTATGCAAAACAATGTCACTGTTTATGAGTGGGGCAGTTTGAAACCTGCCAGTTTGTATTCTTTTACATTTGAATTCAAACAGTTATGCTTGGATTTTATAAAGGTATTTCAGAGACTGGATGTTCAAGTGGAAACAG GTTCATGTTCACAAGGATGGGtagcattaaaaaataactgttaTAGAATTAGTAAAGAAAGCGTGCCATGGAATGTAGCCCAGCAACGTTGTAAGTTATCCTTAAGTTCTGCACACCTTGTGGatataaaaaatgaagaggaaaaacactttatattttcacttctcaGGTCAAAGAATCAAATAATAATATGGACTGGTCTTAATGATTTGAAG AAAGAAGGTCATCTCATATGGACAGATGGATCATCTTTTGGCCTTAAGACGAATGAAATCATTTCTTTTCCACTGCTACCCAAGAATGAAACGGATTGCTATATTTTACAGCAAAATGCAACAGGATCAAACTATTTCTTTACACGATTTTTCTGTTATGTTCCATTGCCATATATTTGCGAATATGAac cACCATTTCTACAGGAAGACTTTTTCTTCTATGTAAAGGATGTTGGAACAACTGAAGTTGTATTTAGTTGGAATAATTTGAATGGTTGGAATATTTTGAATAAGTGGCTGAAACTGGgatataaaattatcattaaatattatttagacCACAAAGAAGAACAACATTTTGAAAGCATTCCCCCAAATACTACAGAAAAAGCAATTACCCAGTTGTCTCCTGGCCATATTTACAGGTTTTCACTCTTTGCAATAAATGAAGGGGAGGCAAAAACTACTTTAAGTCCACTATTCATTGTTGAAACAC gcCCATTATCAGCACAGAATTTCACAGTTACTCATGTGAAGCCAACAGAAATATTTTTACGCTGGGACCCTCCAGATCCTGTATCTTTTCACCATTATGTTGTGACTATTTTGGATGTTGAAAACAATAAATCAGAAGAGATGTTTGTTGAAAAACTCAATACATCAACAGCAATCGGAAATCTCAGATCTTTCCATCGTTATCTGATATATCTATTCAGTGTAGCAGAAAGAGGAACTTTAAGCTGCTTTGAGAAACCTATTTCAGCCATTACAG GTATTAACCCACCCCAGAAAGTTTATGCTAAACCTGAAGATGTGGGAGAGAACAGTATAATAATTCAGTGGGAACCCCCACAAGATGGCCATGAGGTCTACATTCAAGTCAAATCCATATCAGATACAAGAGAAGTCATCAAGCTTTTTGTAAAGGATGCTAATAGATTCAAGATTGATAATTTAATCCCTGGGATGACATATGACATTGGAGTGGCAACAGTGATGAATGGGAACTTGAGTGAGCTGGTAACTCTTCAACAAACTCTAA aGCCCAAACCAGCTCAAATTGTTATCCCTTATGAAAGTCATAGTACCTCTGTCATCTTATTTGTTCAAATGCCTGATATCGGAGTGTTTGATGGCGTACATATCGCAGTTGAAGGAGGGCCAAATGTAACCATGCCTTTACAGGGTGACAATAAATTTACTGTTGACAAGTTAACTCCAGGAACAGAATATAACTTCTTTGTTTCCGTCATCAGTGGAACTAAATTAAGTAATATGTATTATGTGCCTGCAGTAAAAACAT GTCTAGAAGCTCCATCAAATATCCTTGAGGGCAAAGTTACAGACTCTTCCATAGAAATTCTCTGGAATCGAGCTGATGGGAATTTCCAGCATTATGAAGTAACATGCATAAGCTGTGCCGCTGCTTTCACG GTCCAGAAGGTAGTTCAAGAAACAGCAACGTTCTCCAACCTGGATCCTGCCACAGTGTACACCTTTTCAATTCGCACTGAAAAAGAAGGTTTTAAAGATAGTACTCCTAACACAAAAGAAATACAGACAGGTACAGCCTGTGTAAGCACTTATGTGTTATTCAATGTTCACatatttatttggttcttttag